A genomic segment from Deinococcus aestuarii encodes:
- a CDS encoding dienelactone hydrolase family protein, with protein MSEYRQDLFRYVAEEFAEDYREGEMARREFLRRSVLLGGGILGARTLLATLGVMGVSAAELAEAQGAAPQNEPARNSYQVDPQDPAIEARDLTYEALGRTNFAYVARPAGVASAPIVLVIHENRGLQPHIKDVTRRVAKAGYIALAPDFVSPEGGTARFTDTAQISAFIARTPAEQHVAHALEAVKVLKAQPGAQAERFGMVGFCWGGGMTWRLSTVLPDLRAAVPYYGPSPSFGDVPNIRAAVLGIYGGRDARITSNAAPTEAALAAANVRHQFLIYPGANHAFHNDTGQNYKRDAAENAWATTLVWFRQYL; from the coding sequence ATGAGCGAGTACCGGCAGGACCTGTTTCGCTACGTCGCCGAGGAGTTCGCCGAGGACTACCGTGAGGGGGAGATGGCCCGCCGCGAGTTCCTGCGCCGCAGCGTGCTGCTGGGCGGCGGGATTCTGGGGGCGCGGACGCTGCTCGCCACCCTGGGCGTGATGGGCGTCAGCGCCGCCGAACTCGCCGAGGCGCAGGGGGCCGCCCCCCAGAACGAGCCCGCCCGCAACTCGTACCAGGTGGACCCGCAGGACCCCGCCATCGAGGCGCGCGACCTCACCTACGAGGCGCTGGGCCGCACCAACTTCGCCTACGTCGCCCGCCCCGCCGGGGTGGCGAGTGCGCCCATCGTCCTGGTGATCCACGAGAACCGGGGCCTCCAGCCGCACATCAAGGACGTGACGCGCCGGGTCGCCAAGGCCGGGTACATCGCCCTCGCGCCCGACTTCGTGTCTCCCGAGGGGGGCACGGCCCGCTTCACCGACACCGCCCAGATTTCCGCCTTCATCGCCCGCACGCCCGCCGAACAGCATGTGGCCCACGCGCTGGAGGCCGTCAAGGTCCTCAAGGCCCAGCCCGGGGCGCAGGCCGAACGCTTCGGCATGGTGGGGTTTTGCTGGGGCGGCGGCATGACGTGGCGCCTCTCGACGGTGCTGCCCGACCTGCGGGCCGCCGTGCCGTACTACGGGCCCTCTCCCTCGTTCGGGGACGTTCCGAACATCCGGGCGGCGGTGCTGGGCATCTACGGCGGGCGCGACGCGCGCATCACGTCGAACGCGGCCCCCACCGAGGCGGCGCTGGCGGCGGCGAACGTGCGCCACCAGTTCCTGATCTATCCCGGCGCCAACCACGCCTTTCACAACGACACCGGCCAGAATTACAAGCGCGACGCGGCGGAAAACGCCTGGGCCACGACCCTGGTGTGGTTCCGGCAGTACCTGTAG
- a CDS encoding four-helix bundle copper-binding protein — protein MPQNTARMLETHPNPASVFDLGALAECIDACFGCENVCSSCADACLAEREHLTHLVHCIRLNLDCADVCGATGRVLSRLTQPDRGVVRAQLQACQAACRACGDECERHAREMNMPHCGVCAESCRRCERACEGLLGTMSA, from the coding sequence ATGCCGCAGAACACCGCCCGGATGCTGGAAACCCACCCCAACCCGGCGAGCGTCTTCGACCTCGGCGCGCTCGCGGAGTGTATCGACGCCTGCTTCGGGTGCGAGAACGTCTGCTCGTCCTGCGCCGACGCCTGCCTCGCCGAGCGCGAGCACCTGACGCACCTCGTCCACTGCATCCGGCTGAATCTCGACTGCGCCGACGTGTGCGGCGCGACCGGGCGGGTCCTCTCCCGGCTCACCCAGCCCGACCGGGGCGTGGTGCGCGCCCAGCTTCAGGCCTGCCAGGCGGCCTGCCGGGCCTGCGGGGACGAGTGCGAGCGCCACGCGCGCGAGATGAACATGCCTCACTGCGGGGTGTGCGCCGAGTCCTGCCGCCGCTGCGAGCGGGCGTGCGAGGGGCTGCTGGGCACCATGAGCGCCTGA
- a CDS encoding zinc-dependent alcohol dehydrogenase has protein sequence MKAVVWHGVGDIRLEDVPDPRIEQPTDAIVRLTASAICGTDLHFVHGTFSEMVPGTILGHEGVGIVEEVGADVRNFRPGDRVVIPSTMGCGYCPYCRAGDYSQCDNANPNGPSAGTAFYGGPKASGPVQGLQAEKARVPFAAINLVKIPDAVTDGQAILVSDIFPTGYFGAELAEIKPGDTVAVFGCGPVGQFAITSAKLMGAGRVFAVDRIPDRLETASDQGAEAINFDEEDPVETLKRLTGGTGVDRVIDAVGVDAQHADHGPAAQQARQEAGEFEEQLSQVAPDGTAGNVGNAPSQALEWAVQSVCKAGTLSIIGVYPPTMQSFPIGAAMNKNLTIKMGNTPHRKYIPYLLDLIQQGTLDPEGLLSRAEEMSDVLSAYRAFDERRPGWLKVELVPGM, from the coding sequence ATGAAAGCAGTGGTATGGCACGGCGTGGGAGACATTCGGCTGGAGGACGTTCCCGACCCCCGGATCGAGCAGCCGACGGACGCCATCGTACGGCTGACCGCCTCGGCGATCTGCGGCACCGACCTGCACTTCGTGCACGGCACCTTCAGCGAGATGGTGCCCGGCACCATCCTCGGCCACGAGGGCGTGGGCATCGTCGAGGAGGTGGGCGCCGACGTGCGCAACTTCCGGCCCGGCGACCGGGTGGTGATCCCCTCCACGATGGGCTGCGGCTACTGCCCGTACTGCCGCGCGGGCGACTACTCCCAGTGCGACAACGCCAACCCCAACGGGCCCTCGGCGGGCACGGCCTTTTACGGCGGCCCCAAGGCGAGCGGCCCGGTTCAGGGCCTCCAGGCCGAGAAGGCGCGCGTGCCCTTTGCGGCCATCAACCTCGTCAAGATTCCCGACGCCGTGACCGACGGGCAGGCGATTCTCGTCTCGGACATCTTCCCGACCGGGTACTTCGGCGCCGAGCTCGCGGAGATCAAGCCCGGGGACACGGTGGCCGTCTTCGGCTGCGGGCCGGTCGGGCAGTTCGCCATCACCTCCGCCAAGCTGATGGGCGCCGGACGCGTCTTCGCGGTGGACCGCATTCCCGACCGATTGGAGACCGCGAGTGACCAGGGGGCCGAGGCCATCAACTTCGACGAGGAAGACCCGGTGGAGACCCTGAAGCGCCTGACGGGCGGCACCGGCGTGGACCGGGTGATTGACGCGGTGGGGGTGGACGCCCAGCACGCCGACCACGGCCCGGCGGCTCAGCAGGCCCGCCAGGAGGCGGGGGAGTTCGAGGAGCAGCTCTCGCAGGTCGCGCCGGACGGCACCGCCGGGAACGTGGGGAACGCGCCCAGCCAGGCCCTCGAATGGGCGGTGCAGTCGGTGTGCAAGGCGGGGACCCTCTCGATCATCGGCGTGTACCCGCCCACCATGCAGAGCTTCCCCATCGGCGCGGCGATGAACAAGAACCTCACGATCAAGATGGGCAATACGCCCCACCGCAAATACATCCCGTACCTCCTCGACCTGATCCAGCAGGGAACGCTCGACCCTGAGGGGCTGCTCTCTCGCGCCGAGGAGATGAGCGACGTGCTCTCGGCCTACCGGGCGTTCGACGAGCGGCGGCCCGGCTGGCTCAAGGTCGAACTCGTCCCGGGGATGTGA
- a CDS encoding HAD family hydrolase yields MATYRGMIFDIDGTLVDSNDAHARAWVRAFADEGIEVPFEQVRPLIGMGGDQLVPRVTGTGKGDPRYQALSDGWKRHFQEEELPNLRGQPGARALLKALQARGLRLIAGTSADEALVADLLKIAGVEDLLTEHTTASDVEASKPEPDIVRAAVTKLGLAPAEVLMVGDTPFDVESARGAGVDTVALRCGGDSRFEGAVAVYDSPQDWLDQLAASPVA; encoded by the coding sequence ATGGCGACTTACCGAGGCATGATTTTCGACATCGACGGGACCCTGGTGGACAGCAACGACGCCCACGCCCGCGCGTGGGTGCGGGCCTTTGCCGACGAGGGCATCGAGGTTCCTTTCGAGCAGGTCCGGCCCCTGATCGGCATGGGCGGCGACCAGCTCGTCCCGCGCGTGACGGGCACCGGGAAGGGCGACCCCCGCTACCAGGCCCTCTCGGACGGCTGGAAGCGCCACTTTCAGGAGGAGGAGTTGCCGAACCTGCGGGGGCAGCCGGGGGCGCGCGCCCTGCTCAAGGCCCTGCAAGCGCGGGGCCTGAGGCTGATCGCGGGCACCTCGGCGGACGAGGCGCTCGTCGCGGACCTGCTCAAGATCGCCGGGGTGGAGGACCTGCTCACCGAGCACACCACCGCCTCCGACGTGGAGGCCTCCAAGCCCGAGCCCGACATCGTGCGGGCCGCCGTGACCAAGCTGGGGCTCGCCCCCGCCGAGGTGCTGATGGTGGGCGACACCCCCTTCGACGTGGAGAGCGCGCGGGGGGCGGGCGTGGACACCGTGGCCCTGCGCTGCGGCGGGGACAGCCGTTTCGAGGGCGCCGTCGCCGTGTACGACAGCCCACAGGACTGGCTCGATCAGTTGGCCGCGTCGCCCGTCGCCTGA
- a CDS encoding DUF389 domain-containing protein: MHRTLDLSVPAQATDGLLAALARLEDVIGLGVHRGASVKPPGDVIVVHVLNRGADEVLRLAGEVGPEVSVVTAETSSIIDPRHGARVENDVDEAIWEEVETGLRHQGRITPNFLALMALGGVLGAVGMVSEGAPQALAFVAASIITPGFEPIVKIALGAALGRGNVVRRGLRSTLAGYAVFVLVAGLTFLLLRAAGSATIREFTENTELARLASPGGKDLLFSVVGALSGAVIMASYRRSVIAGALVALVLIPSAASVGLALSIGRLDLARQGLERFGLDALLVVVLGWAVFAVKQRTVHRRGPLV; encoded by the coding sequence ATGCACCGCACCCTCGACCTCAGCGTTCCGGCCCAGGCGACCGACGGGCTGCTCGCGGCCCTCGCGCGGCTGGAGGACGTGATCGGGCTGGGCGTGCACCGGGGCGCGTCGGTCAAGCCGCCCGGCGACGTGATCGTGGTCCACGTCCTCAACCGGGGCGCGGACGAGGTGCTGCGGCTGGCCGGGGAGGTGGGGCCTGAGGTCTCGGTGGTGACGGCGGAGACGAGCAGCATCATCGACCCCCGGCACGGCGCCCGCGTGGAGAACGACGTGGACGAGGCGATCTGGGAGGAGGTCGAGACCGGGCTGCGCCACCAGGGCCGGATCACGCCGAACTTTCTGGCGCTGATGGCCCTGGGCGGCGTGCTGGGCGCGGTGGGCATGGTGAGCGAGGGGGCACCCCAGGCGCTGGCCTTCGTCGCGGCCTCGATCATCACGCCCGGCTTCGAGCCCATCGTGAAAATTGCGCTCGGGGCGGCGCTGGGCCGGGGGAACGTGGTCCGGCGGGGGCTGCGGTCCACGCTGGCGGGGTACGCGGTCTTCGTCCTCGTCGCCGGGCTGACCTTCCTGCTGCTGCGGGCCGCCGGGTCGGCGACCATCCGGGAATTTACCGAGAACACCGAGCTGGCGCGCCTCGCCTCGCCGGGCGGCAAGGACCTGCTCTTCTCGGTGGTGGGGGCGCTTTCGGGCGCCGTCATCATGGCGTCGTACCGCCGCAGCGTGATCGCCGGGGCGCTCGTCGCGCTGGTGCTCATTCCCTCCGCCGCGTCGGTGGGCCTGGCCCTCTCCATCGGTCGCCTCGACCTCGCCCGGCAGGGTCTGGAACGCTTCGGATTGGACGCCCTGCTCGTGGTCGTCCTGGGATGGGCCGTCTTCGCCGTCAAGCAGCGCACCGTCCACCGCCGCGGGCCCCTCGTCTGA
- a CDS encoding DUF892 family protein: MNQEHLQQLIADGLVAMKAGGRVAAAATDEIQQAASDPELKSALEAGNETAKTWQTRIERALGELGATGEGENPILEAHYQVSRKIRDTAQDEQVRDLGIIASGQLALHYWIAAFGTMKAYARQSGLGQTEQEMSRSVEEAKQADEQHTEIAARIMG, encoded by the coding sequence ATGAATCAGGAACATCTCCAGCAGTTGATTGCCGATGGTCTGGTCGCCATGAAGGCCGGAGGACGTGTCGCGGCGGCGGCCACCGACGAGATTCAGCAGGCCGCCAGCGACCCGGAGTTGAAGTCCGCGCTGGAGGCGGGCAACGAGACGGCCAAGACGTGGCAGACGCGAATCGAGCGGGCGCTGGGTGAGCTTGGGGCCACGGGTGAGGGTGAGAACCCCATTCTTGAGGCCCACTATCAGGTGTCCAGAAAAATCCGCGACACCGCTCAGGACGAGCAGGTGCGCGACCTGGGCATCATTGCCTCGGGGCAACTCGCGCTGCACTACTGGATCGCCGCCTTCGGGACGATGAAGGCGTATGCCCGCCAGTCGGGGCTGGGTCAGACCGAGCAGGAGATGAGCCGGTCGGTGGAAGAGGCCAAGCAGGCCGACGAGCAACACACGGAGATCGCGGCCCGGATCATGGGCTGA